Below is a window of Blastopirellula marina DNA.
GCGTTCGATTTCTTGACTACTGAATTGGGACTGCACGTTTTATTCGTCGATAATTCCGATCACCGTCCAACGGACTGGTGTTCGGGGATAATTCAAAAGTTCGGAGGTCGATTTGCCGTCGCTGGTGATCATTACCAATTCGCCTGGTCCTGCGTTTACGGCATCTACGGCAACCAATGGATGACCATCTGGCGTAACGCCGTCAACTTGCATCGGCTGAACCACCAACAGCTTCCAGCCTCGCATCGAGACATGTCTGACCGTGCTAGTGGCGGTACCGACCACGCGTGCCGTATTCATCGAGGGACTAACCTTTCGCCGGATGGCCCAGGATGCACAAATCGTCTATCAGCGAGCAGCGTCGTTCCCGCGTGAAAGTCAACGGAGTGGTGACGCCTTCGCCGGTCGGGGTCGCGATGGAGAACGAAATGTAACCTTCGCCTCCCACGCCCAAGGCCGCAGGGCTTGGCCCGTTCTTTACGAACAGGGTCGTATCCATGATGCGGCCCA
It encodes the following:
- a CDS encoding EutN/CcmL family microcompartment protein produces the protein MNTARVVGTATSTVRHVSMRGWKLLVVQPMQVDGVTPDGHPLVAVDAVNAGPGELVMITSDGKSTSELLNYPRTPVRWTVIGIIDE